One Augochlora pura isolate Apur16 chromosome 10, APUR_v2.2.1, whole genome shotgun sequence DNA window includes the following coding sequences:
- the Mbt gene encoding serine/threonine-protein kinase PAK mbt: protein MFAKKKKKPQISTPTNFEHRVHTGFDKREGKFIGLPLQWASIVGNNQILKSTNRPLPLVDPSEITPTEILDLKTIVRGHNDLKARISFSDKTTENGLPKTSTVARSNSLRSSSPPRLRRDYRHNSNLPPSVPEGQEVPPNTNQIQGYTNFGKQHNYVDKLRQNSPSVTAGLNPNVQNMIPNLQNLNPNMQSSPNLTQTGLNAPNLSLNFQNLSPIMNPQSPVSNPSTPQLAEPDFHRLNSQITMSGQYNGNIPVTNTESSTRDQQAAPNVILHKIQPKISPVGSIASQRPLSQLSSHNINKYSQAYSMQDNSSILQSQMKKPIEVSQSMHNLSKSNLPSSGSSSTPDQNQNMKSALSSGNLAVGSSSSASTKQTAAEQRLTHEQFRAALQMVVSRGDPRENLENFLKIGEGSTGTVCIATEKNTNRQVAVKKMDLRKQQRRELLFNEVVIMRDYHHPNIVEMYDSFLVDDELWVVMEYLEGGALTDIVTHSRMDESQIATVCSQCLKPLAYLHSQGVIHRDIKSDSILLTADGRVKLSDFGFCAQVSQELPRRKSLVGTPYWMSPEVISRLPYGPEVDIWSLGIMIIEMVDGEPPFFNEPPLQAMRRIRDMPPPKLKNSHKVSPRLQGFLERMLVRDPAQRATATELLQHPFLRQAQSPSILIPLMRGSRHTNC from the exons ATGTTCGccaaaaagaagaagaaaccaCAGATATCCACTCCCACAAACTTTGAGCATCGTGTACATACTGGATTTGACAAGCGGGAGGGAAAGTTCATTGGACTACCGCTGCAATGGGCTTCTATTGTGGGAAACAATCAAATATTGAAGTCCACCAACCGTCCATTGCCTTTGGTGGACCCCAGCGAAATAACACCTACAGAAATACTTGACTTAAAGACCATTGTTCGTGGTCACAATGATCTTAAAGCAAGAATATCATTCAGCGATAAGACCACAGAAAATGGACTGCCTAAAACTAGTACAGTCGCTAGATCCAATTCCCTTCGTTCTTCTAGCCCACCAAGACTCAGGAGAGATTACAG GCATAATAGTAATCTACCACCTTCTGTACCAGAAGGTCAGGAAGTACCACCTAATACTAATCAAATACAAGGATACACTAATTTTGGAAAGCAACATAATTATGTTGATAAACTACGTCAAAATTCACCTAGTGTCACAGCTGGACTGAATCCCAATGTACAAAATATGATTCCTAATCTCCAGAATCTTAATCCGAATATGCAATCATCTCCAAATTTAACTCAAACTGGATTGAATGCTCCGAATTTATCTTTGAACTTCCAAAATTTAAGTCCAATTATGAATCCACAGAGCCCTGTGTCGAATCCTAGTACTCCTCAACTGGCAGAACCTGATTTTCATAGACTTAATTCTCAAATAACAATGTCTGGCCAATACAATGGAAACATTCCA GTGACGAATACAGAGTCATCTACAAGAGATCAGCAGGCAGCTCCAAACGTTATTTTACATAAGATACAACCTAAGATTTCACCAGTAGGATCTATAGCTTCTCAGCGGCCACTAAGCCAATTAAGTTCACATAacatcaataaatattctcaagCATATAGTATGCAAGACAACTCGTCGATCCTACAATCCCAAATGAAGAAGCCCATCGAGGTGTCTCAATCGATGCATAATTTGTCCAAGTCAAACTTGCCGTCCTCCGGAAGTAGTTCGACTCCGGATCAAAATCAAAACATGAAGAGCGCCTTATCTTCGGGTAATTTAGCGGTTGGTTCAAGTTCAAGTGCCTCTACCAAACAAACAGCAGCAGAACAGAGGCTCACGCATGAACAATTTCGGGCAGCTTTGCAGATGGTG gtAAGTCGAGGTGATCCCAGAGAGAATCTGGaaaatttccttaaaatcGGCGAAGGTAGTACTGGAACAGTATGTATAGCAACAGAAAAGAATACAAACCGACAAGTTGCGGTAAAGAAGATGGACTTAAGAAAGCAGCAGAGGCGAGAGTTACTTTTCAATGAGGTGGTTATTATGAGAGATTATCATCATCCGAATATTGTCGAAATGTATGATAGTTTCCTGGTGGACGACGAATTATGGGTCGTCATGGAGTACCTTGAGGGAGGTGCTCTCACAGATATTGTTACGCATTCTCGCATGGATGAAAGTCAGATAGCTACCGTATGCTCCCAGTGCCTTAAACCACTTGCATATCTACACTCTCAAGGCGTCATTCATAGGGATATAAAATCCGACTCTATATTACTTACGGCTGATGGTAGGGTAAAGTTATCTGATTTCGGATTTTGCGCCCAAGTATCACAAGAATTACCCAGGCGAAAGTCCCTCGTGGGCACACCATACTGGATGAGCCCTGAAGTTATATCTAG GTTACCATACGGCCCCGAGGTAGACATTTGGTCATTAGGTATAATGATCATCGAGATGGTCGACGGTGAACCTCCGTTTTTCAACGAACCTCCTTTGCAAGCCATGCGACGTATCAGAGATATGCCTCCACcgaaactaaaaaattctcaTAAA GTTAGTCCACGGCTTCAAGGCTTTCTCGAAAGAATGCTTGTCCGTGACCCAGCACAGAGAGCTACGGC